Below is a genomic region from Mustela lutreola isolate mMusLut2 chromosome 1, mMusLut2.pri, whole genome shotgun sequence.
TCCCGATAAAATACTCcactgggggacgcctgggtggctcagttggttaagcagctgccttcggctcaggtcatgatcccagcgtcctgggatcaagtcccacatcgggctccttgctcggcagggagcctgcttctccctctgtctctgcctgccactctgtctgcctgtgctcgctctcgctccctctctctctctgacaaataaataaaatcttaaaaaaaaaaaaaatactccactGGCAGAAGCTTCTGCTTCCAGAGTTCTAAAATCAGCAGCAGAAAGGGAAAGTCTGAATAGGACGAAGAGCTACAAGATAAAACCAAAGGAGTCAAATCCCTGAGTGCCCCAAGGAGGCAATCTCTTTAAAGGGTTAAATCTGTTTAAACCTTGGAAAAagtactttgggggcacctgggtggctcagtgggttaaagcctctgctttcagcttgggtcatgatcccagggtctgggaccgagcccctcatggggctctctgcttagcgggagcctgcttccttccctctctctctgcctgcctctctacctactgtgatctctgtcaaataaataaatgaaatcttaaaaaaaaagagaaaaaagtacttTGGAGAACAAGACCTTTAACATCAAAGCGGCTCTTTCTAGGTATTAATAAAGCAAATTGAAGTCTCTTGTTTATCAAGGGCCAAGTCttggtttctccacatcctggtacagccactctgctCTGAGAGCAAATCTGGTTATGTCCAGCCTCTGCTGGTGCACGTCCTAGGCCTGTAGAAGCACCCAGGTGTCAGGAGAACTGGGAGAGCCACACGAACCATTAAACCGTGGACGGTTCTGGCAAAAAGCATCTGCTAGTTACGCATTTCTTAGGGGCAAAGACAGTGTTGAACTTATATGGGAGATGGACGCTGAAGTATTCAGAGGTGGTAGTGACCCCTTGTCCCTACATGTTTTGTCCCCAAGTATCTGGAGACGAGTGCGGCAACCTGTTAACTGGTGAATCCATATGAATAGAGCATTCAGAATGTGTGCCAGTTGAGTTTTGTAGAGTTGGAAAGTTTAAACAGTGGGCAGCATGTTCGAGAACTTGGAATTCACAGTCTAGCCGAAGCAGTAAAAATACGTGACAACTCATCTGCTCAGAGCGCTTCCTGGGGTCAGACCCTTCCCAAATCAAGATGCGGTCATTACCAACTTCTCAAAGCTATTATTTATTCTGTACAAGGTTTCACTGGACATCAGACATTCTTCTACTCTTGCTTACACAGTAAACAAGTGCACATcagccctttggctcaggttcacAGGGCTTCCCTGGGGAAGGGGGTCAGGCCAGTTAAACTTGGGGCGTCTTTCTCTGATGCCTCCTTCTGGGAGCATTGGAAAGCTTCAGGCTCCAAGGGGCACAAGCTGGGCCCAGCCATGTGGATGCCCAGAGCTCCGTGCCTTGGTGCTGAACAGTGTTACTGTGGCAGCACCGAGTTTTGTCCAACTACTCAGGGAAAATCACGCCCGTGGGAAAGAATCGTACAGCTGAGGCAAGATGTCCCCAAACACCCAGGCTCCAGCTCCTGGGGTAGGACTGAAGACCAATGCCAAGGAGGGCTGAGGGGTGGTATGGGCATCCCTGAGAAACTCGGTCCAAAGGGCCTATGTCTAGGAGGCTCTGAGAAGGGATGGGGGCATGAAGGTCAGGAAGAAAAAGCACATTAAAAGGGAATAAATTAAAGGTGAGAAAAGCTCTAGAAATAAGGGGCTTGTGCTATCCTTCAAACAGCTGGGGGGAGTAGACCAGGGGTGGCTTAGAGGAAGTGGGCAGGAAAAATTTGATACACCACCAGAAGAAATCTCCTTCTACCTACTCTCCTCTCCGCCTCACTGCAATGCAAACCGAGCCAGGGGCTAAGGGCATGACCCCCATTATCCCCCAGCGGGGTTGAACATGGCACTGAGGAAAAGGGAACAGGCTGAGGGATATTTCAGGGAGGGGAAGTTACCCCCTGGTCCCCAAATGCTATAAGGCACAATTCTTGGAGGCAACTAGATTCCAtccagaacattaaaaaaaaaaaaaaaaaaaaaaaaagcaacaaaaaaaagaaaacaaaaaaaacttgttaGATCCTGGGTCTACTGTGGCTGTGCTTGGGGTCTGGCCAACGCCCACCTAGCACCATTGGGGGCTAGCATTAGAAAAGCTGTATTTgaagaactaaaaacaaacaaaacaaaatgaccagCACAATGTCCCAGCTGTAAAGAGGTGTGAAGGAAGCATCTCCCATCTGAAAACTTTAGttatggtaattaaaaaaaaaaccaggtttttaaaaaccaaaatcagcttttttttccccccaaagtcgTCCCCTTGTCTGTCCCCCTGGAGTTAGCAGCGTTAAGAGGGCTCTTGGCTCATGAGTGTTTTTCTTGCTTCTGGACCAGTGAGCGGGGTCCAGGTGAAGACAGGTGCCGGGTTCCGGCGCCAGTGCTTCCAGGCGGCGATCCTCCCAGCAGGCTCCAGAGGGCGCTGTCTTCTCGGGAGGAACTGGGGGCTGGAAGGGCAGCAAGTGGACCAGGATCTTCTCCCCACAGACCGCTGTTGTTTATTACACACAGGGAAAAAACCACAAGCTTAAAACTGCAAACAAGAGACGCCGAGGGGGCACTGCGCTCCAGGCTCTGTGTCCTGTCGATCTTCACACCAGGTGGCTCGGAGCTCCGGGCTCCTGGCTCCAGACCCTGACTGGGCTGCAGCAACTCCTGCTCGGCAgttactttgctttatttttctcttatttgtcaggttctttttttttttttttctttttgtcttaaaaaaaaaaaaaaaaaaaaaaaaaaaaaaacttagggtGTGGGGCCACCacggggaagggagaaagagatgtAGCTCCTCGCTGCTACATGCGGGAGGGCGGACTGGCCAGTTCGTAGAAGAGCAGATAGGCGTCGCTGGTGCGCACTTGGCTGGAGGACATGGGTGTGACGCTgtggagagagggggggggaCGTCAgagagagccctggagagggggcCACTGGGACACACGCGGTGGGGCTGGCAGACCGTGGGAGCCCACTGCTCCTCTCCCTAGGTGCCCCGGAAGTCGATCTCTTTTGCAGTCTTCTAGAAATTCTGCAAAGGGGTGGCAGGCTCAGACATATTACGTGGCCTTTTGGCTCTGACCTCCTCCATTTGGTCAAAGGGGAAGCCACACAGGTGGGTGAGGTGCAGATGTCGGCTAGCCAGGAGCCCTACCTGAGAGCTCTGTCTCACCTGGAGTCATTGAAAGTGTGCCATTCGCCTGTCACTGGACTCCGGCAGTAGGCTGTATAATGGCCACCCATGGTGGTTCCAGAGTGATTGGACACAGCGTACAGGTTGTAAACAGCATGGTCTGGGGAGGAAGTACAAGGTTTCAGGCCCCCAAAGCATTCCTTGCCCCACGTTCCCTTCTCCCTCATGCCTCTATTCCTGATTTTTGTTAACTCACTCTTCAGCAGCTTCCTCCCACCTCCTGGCCTCCCATCTGGATTTTAGGTCCTTGTGCCTTGTTTCTGCCCTCCCAGCTGAAAATACTCACTGGTGTTTTCTGAGGCAAATTCTCTCAAGTCCAGGTCTCTTAGTGGGAAATTCACAAATGTTGTGAGCTTGCTGGTTCGTATCCTGGATTCTGAGAACCGCTTCAGGTCTGGGGTTGGCATTAAGTCAAAGGACAAGAGAGGGTGGCAAGGGTAGTCAAAGTAAAGGGGACTGAGTCCTAAGAGGGTGAAGCACTTCTCAGAAGCAAAAGAGCAAACCAGGAAAGGAAAGTCTACCACGTTTCTTTTTTCCTACTCTGCTCGCCCTCAGTTCAGCCCCTTGTCATCAGTCACTCTCTAAAGGCAAGTCCAGCTTGCCATGGTGGACTGGATCTTAAGGATACGGAGCACCAAGATCTTTGGGAACCTCTGGATGGAGAACTTCTTTATGCATCGTTTTCTGGCTCGGCATCGACAGCACGTCTGCAAGACAGAACAAAGAGAGCTACAGAGGACTTGGGGGAGAAATCAGTGGGCTGAGTCCAGGAACTCCCAGGCTGCATCTGCCGGTGTCAGGTCTCTCCCAGAGAGTGTGTTCTGGGTCCCACGGGAGGGGACTTACCGGCTTCTCATCGCCGTCAAGCACGTCCTCTTTGGTGAAGAGCCTCATGCAGTCCATTAAAGTCACCTCAGGATAACCTCGCTGGGAGAGACAGAGTACGAGTCACAGAGGTCGATGCTGTGAGAGGATGAGTGGGCCTTCCAACGGGAGGCAACAGGGGCACGTACCTTAGCAATGGGCAGTGAGAGGTCCCAAAACGGATCAAAGACTGTCGAGCAATAACCACAGTCGGTACACGTCAGGGAGCTCTTTAGCTGCCCAACGAAGAGATCTGCAGAAGAGATGGGACAGCCGAGCTTAAGCCAGGAGAAGGAGCACACGTCTTCTCTGGGCTGTGTGCCCTCTCAGCGCTCTTGCCTCTGTCCGTGGGCcgctgggcagaaggaaggtcccCTGAGAGGATGACTCTTAGGGCTTTTCACACTCACGCTCTGCTGAGGCAAAAGCAGTTACCAGGGAAAGCAGGCCTTCTTCCCATTCATGCACTTACCCCCAATCCGACTGTCTTCCCGTTCTAGGTATTTCCTCCACATCTGTCGTCCTTTCTCATCATCACTaagagccagagagagggagacaactgGGTCAGAGCTCATGCCATGAGAAGTTTACGGATCCATCAGTCtaaatctttaatatttaaaattctctccAAATTATTACCCCCAAAGAAGTCAGCCCAAAACTCAAGGTCACCAAGTTTTTCTTCCCCACAGCATTCTCCTCTTACTTACGGAAGATGATCGAGGTTCTCAGGGTTGGACTTGGGCCTCACTGTCACTCGGTTCACCTCATTGTGGAGTCCATCCAGAAGAAAGCGAAGAAACTCCTGAGCATCTTGCTGACTGAGTCCAAAGAAAAGAGTGAGTGATAGCTCTCATTCCGAGAACCACCCTGTGGCCGGCACCCACCCAGGGGAGGACATGTCAGCAAGGCTCTTACTTATAGCCAACAAAGCGTGGTGCGTATCTCTGGATCTGGGTCTTGAACTCAGATGGGCTCACCACATCATTGGGGGATGAAGTCCATAT
It encodes:
- the USP2 gene encoding ubiquitin carboxyl-terminal hydrolase 2 isoform X2 codes for the protein MRTSYTVTLPEEPPASPFPALAKELRPRSPLSPSLLLSTFVGLLLNKAKNSKSAQGLAGLRNLGNTCFMNSILQCLSNTRELRDYCLQRLYMRDLSHSSSAHTALMEEFAKLIQTIWTSSPNDVVSPSEFKTQIQRYAPRFVGYNQQDAQEFLRFLLDGLHNEVNRVTVRPKSNPENLDHLPDDEKGRQMWRKYLEREDSRIGDLFVGQLKSSLTCTDCGYCSTVFDPFWDLSLPIAKRGYPEVTLMDCMRLFTKEDVLDGDEKPTCCRCRARKRCIKKFSIQRFPKILVLHLKRFSESRIRTSKLTTFVNFPLRDLDLREFASENTNHAVYNLYAVSNHSGTTMGGHYTAYCRSPVTGEWHTFNDSSVTPMSSSQVRTSDAYLLFYELASPPSRM
- the USP2 gene encoding ubiquitin carboxyl-terminal hydrolase 2 isoform X3, yielding MAQNSKSAQGLAGLRNLGNTCFMNSILQCLSNTRELRDYCLQRLYMRDLSHSSSAHTALMEEFAKLIQTIWTSSPNDVVSPSEFKTQIQRYAPRFVGYNQQDAQEFLRFLLDGLHNEVNRVTVRPKSNPENLDHLPDDEKGRQMWRKYLEREDSRIGDLFVGQLKSSLTCTDCGYCSTVFDPFWDLSLPIAKRGYPEVTLMDCMRLFTKEDVLDGDEKPTCCRCRARKRCIKKFSIQRFPKILVLHLKRFSESRIRTSKLTTFVNFPLRDLDLREFASENTNHAVYNLYAVSNHSGTTMGGHYTAYCRSPVTGEWHTFNDSSVTPMSSSQVRTSDAYLLFYELASPPSRM